Part of the Sulfurovum sp. TSL6 genome, CCATTAATGAAGTAGCTGTCCATAGTCTAAAACCATAGGATCTAAATAACTCATTTATATCTTTTTTGATACTTTCATTGATTGTATCCCAAATTTTTGGTAAAAATAGTGAAGAGATATCTTCGGGAATATTACTAGGGGTTATTTGTTCCAAATTATATTTTATATGTTCTATCAATTTAGCTTTTTTATACTGTAATGCCATGTGAGGTTTTCTCATATTCGTTGCATTTATTCTACTTTTACTCTGCCTATTCTTTGTATTAGAATTGTTTCGTTTAGATTTATTGCTATCTTTTTTAGTATTTATCTGGGATGGAATATGTTTTTCTTTTAATTCCATTTCCTCTAATTGATTGTTGATTTCATTCCAATCTATCCATTCTCCATCATCCCAAATACCATCTGTCATATATGTTTTTCTCCTCGATTAAGAAATAAATTATTTCATTGATTAAAGTATATCAAAAGTCTTAATTATTGTGCCCAAAAATAACTATTTTTGGAGAATTGTAGATTTTGATAGAATCGCGAAAGCCCCAGTACGTGGTTATTTGTAGTTTTTTGTTATTTTATTTTTGATTTCCCTCACTGCCCGCCACTATAAAATTCCTAATATATCGCCTACAAATCACTTTTTTAAATTTTGTTACAACAAATGTATGTAATTAAATACTTATTCTAAAATGAAATACAATTTTTCATCTAATACTGACTACAAATGTAATCTTATTTTCGCACTCTTTTCATTGTAAAATCTCTTATATAGATTAAAATAAAACAGAATATTAAGTTCATGTTACATAAATATGACATTAATTGGATATACTTGATTATAATTTTTACTAATCATAAAATTTAACACTAAATTAACATAATCTTTATACAATTCAAATATCAAAAAAGGGAAGTTTGATGAGACAAATAAAAATTATTTATGTAACTCTACTGTCTATATTTATTTTATGTGCTCAAAATGCTATTGCTAAAGAATATGAAGTTCCTCCTACATCTAGTACACGTGGACATGTACCTTACATTTCGGATCAAGCTATGGAAGTATGTATCAAGCTTTATAATGAGGCTAAATGGCTCGATAAAGAAATTAGCAATACTCAGGTCAATCAGTATAGTCAAGCTTCTGTCGATGCCTATAACAATAAAGTAAGCCATCATAGTCAAATGATTAATGACTTTAATAGAAATTGTGCGGGAAAACAATCTGAATCTGCCTATAAAGCTGCACAAAAGTTGAATAATAAATAATAAAATTAAACTATAGAATGAGAAAGGGTAGTGATGTTAATGTATTTTATTATTTTTACTGTTATTGGCTTTATTATTGGCAGTTTAGTAAAAGATATCAATAAAACTATAGCGATTATCATAGTTGTATCAATACTTTGGGGATTAGTCAATGAACCTATTTGGGGCCTAGTTACACTAGGAGAGATATCTTTAGGCTTCTTTGTATATCTGATAATAAATAAAAAATTAACTAGTTATTGAACCACCTAATCAAATGTCATGCTTGAGTACTGCAAGTACAATGGATGATGTACACAATTGTTTGTTGTATTAAGACACAAAAATTAAAAGGGAGTAATATGGAAATGAATACAATACTAATAGTCTTGTTAATAATAATGTTGATTTTACAGTCAGGAGCAATATATCTTTTATTAATCAGAAAAAGATTTAAAATCACAAGTGAATCAGCTACACAAGATATTGAAAGGTTTTTAAATAGTCTTGATGAAGAAATATCTGAAAGATCTTTATCAACAGATAAATATTTACTAAAGCTAGCTGAATCACTTGAAAAACATGATACTAGCAGAATAAACATGATGTATGAAATTAAAACAGGCAATCAAGAAGTTATTAATAATATAACCCAAGATGTGAATACTAGTCAGAATGAAGTAAAAAAGATAGTTTCACTTTTAAATGAAATGTTGAAAACACATTTAGATGATGTAGCCAATAAAATTGGAACGATGCAAGAAGAAGTTAGAGCCGTAAAAGAACTTGCACTAGAAAAAGAAGAAAAAATTCGTAGATATGAAGAAGGATATGATCAAAGAAATATCAAGCAGTTTTACAAAGA contains:
- a CDS encoding stress protein, tellurium resistance protein TerZ yields the protein MRQIKIIYVTLLSIFILCAQNAIAKEYEVPPTSSTRGHVPYISDQAMEVCIKLYNEAKWLDKEISNTQVNQYSQASVDAYNNKVSHHSQMINDFNRNCAGKQSESAYKAAQKLNNK